Proteins co-encoded in one Arachis hypogaea cultivar Tifrunner chromosome 13, arahy.Tifrunner.gnm2.J5K5, whole genome shotgun sequence genomic window:
- the LOC112736970 gene encoding auxin-induced protein 15A-like encodes MGFRLPVIRRASSFSASEAASKSVELPKGYLAVYVGENQKRFVIPVSYLNQPSFQDLLSQAEEEFGYDHPMGGLTIPCSEHVFQRITSRLNGL; translated from the coding sequence ATGGGTTTCCGTTTACCTGTTATTCGAAGGGCATCATCATTCTCAGCTAGCGAAGCAGCTTCAAAATCTGTGGAACTCCCAAAAGGGTATCTTGCAGTGTATGTTGGAGAGAATCAAAAGCGTTTTGTGATCCCCGTATCATACTTGAACCAACCTTCATTCCAAGACTTGTTGAGTCAAGCtgaagaagaatttggatatgaTCATCCCATGGGAGGTCTCACTATTCCTTGTAGTGAACATGTCTTCCAA